Proteins encoded in a region of the Pelobates fuscus isolate aPelFus1 chromosome 11, aPelFus1.pri, whole genome shotgun sequence genome:
- the LOC134578076 gene encoding alkaline phosphatase-like, whose amino-acid sequence MGTQGTSRMLFVLFTFLLLVRMNEPSFPDREKNPKYWRDQAKETLEQALKLQTLNTNTAKNLILFLGDGMGVSTVTATRILKGQMAGELGEETQLEMDKFPYVALSKTYNTDSQVPDSAGTATAFMCGVKTNRGTLAVNAATVLGNCMSSKGNEVQSILRWAKDAGKSVGVVTTTRITHATPGAAYAHSADRNWFSDSDMPPEAITQGCKDIAWQLIENIPDIEVILGGGRKYMYPLGTPDVEYPEDPKANGTRNDGKDLVKVWQERKDPSKVSRYVWNRSQLLSLDKEHVDYVLGLFEPNDMAYELKRRNTTDPSLSEMVDSAIHILQKNHLGYFLLVEGGRIDHGHHAGMASFALHEAVELDRAIHVAEDLTSEEDTLTVVTADHSHVFTFGGYPPRGNPILGKTPELSDADFKPYTSIFYGNGPGFKLERGERVNISDIDTTNPNYQAQAAVPLKVETHGGEDVAILAKGPMAHLFHGVCEQSYIPYVMAYAACIGENKAHCSQSQRAYHSHSALLSFSFTSVLPLVAWLVL is encoded by the exons ATGGGGACCCAAGGTACCTCCAGGATGCTGTTTGTTTTGTTCACATTCCTGCTATTGGTACGGATGAATGaaccatctttcccag aTCGAGAGAAAAACCCTAAATATTGGAGAGACCAAGCCAAGGAGACCCTGGAACAAGCCTTAAAGCTGCAAACACTCAACACTAACACAGCAAAAAACCTGATTCTATTTCTCGGAGATG GAATGGGCGTATCTACAGTTACTGCCACACGGATACTGAAAGGACAGATGGCCGGAGAGCTTGGAGAGGAAACACAGCTAGAAATGGATAAATTCCCCTACGTTGCTCTTTCCAAA ACATATAACACAGACTCCCAGGTGCCAGACAGCGCAGGGACCGCTACGGCATTCATGTGCGGCGTGAAAACCAATAGAGGCACACTGGCTGTCAATGCAGCCACCGTCTTAGGAAACTGCATGTCATCAAAGGGCAATGAGGTGCAGTCCATACTCAGATGGGCAAAGGACGCCG GCAAGTCGGTTGGTGTAGTAACTACAACCCGAATAACCCACGCAACGCCAGGTGCTGCCTATGCACACAGCGCAGACCGAAACTGGTTTTCCGATAGCGATATGCCCCCAGAGGCTATTACCCAAGGCTGCAAAGATATTGCATGGCAACTCATTGAAAACATACCTGATATTGAG GTGATCCTCGGTGGGGGTCGGAAGTACATGTACCCGTTAGGAACCCCTGACGTAGAGTATCCTGAAGATCCCAAGGCTAATGGTACAAGAAATGATGGGAAAGATCTGGTAAAAGTCTGGCAGGAGAGGAAGGACCCTAGCAAG GTCTCTCGATACGTTTGGAATCGTAGCCAGCTGTTAAGCTTGGACAAAGAACATGTGGACTACGTACTGG GTCTCTTTGAACCGAACGATATGGCCTATGAATTAAAAAGAAGGAATACCACAGACCCTTCCCTGTCCGAAATGGTTGACTCAGCAATTCACATCCTCCAGAAAAATCACCTTGGATATTTCTTATTAGTGGAAG GTGGGCGAATAGACCATGGCCACCATGCAGGGATGGCCAGCTTTGCATTACACGAAGCTGTGGAGCTGGACAGGGCCATACATGTGGCAGAAGATCTGACCTCAGAAGAGGATACCCTGACTGTGGTGACTGCTGACCATTCCCACGTTTTCACCTTTGGAGGGTACCCACCCAGAGGAAACCCCATTTTAG GCAAGACTCCGGAACTCAGCGACGCTGACTTTAAACCATACACCTCCATCTTTTATGGAAATGGACCTGGATTTAAGCTTGAAAGAGGGGAGCGAGTAAATATCTCAGACATAGACACAA CGAATCCAAATTACCAAGCCCAGGCAGCTGTGCCCTTAAAAGTGGAGACTCACGGTGGAGAAGACGTGGCAATCTTAGCTAAGGGCCCGATGGCTCATCTTTTTCATGGTGTCTGTGAGCAGAGCTACATCCCTTATGTAATGGCGTACGCCGCTTGCATTGGCGAGAACAAGGCCCACTGCTCACAGTCACAGAGGGCTTACCATTCACACTCTGCACTCTTATCATTTTCCTTCACGTCTGTTTTACCGCTGGTAGCTTGGCTGGTTCTCTGA